A window from Bacteroidota bacterium encodes these proteins:
- a CDS encoding LexA family transcriptional regulator: MSFANQNLKYLRKLRGWTQQEFADKLRVKRSLIGAYEEERALPNMEVLEMVCDMFKITMDDLLRRDLSDNKSNYLARRRAAKLAQGRNDIPFVPVKAAAGYMAGYGDPEFIDELNTFTLPMMSGGDYRAFEIVGDSMLPVPSGSIIVCEKVDDPDDLKNNSACILVSRTDGIVYKRVQKNIKAKNKLTLVSDNPSYQPYSIDLGDVVEIWESNYVISKAGQQARWDVNQLASLVNNLQEQVVTLKKRMN, from the coding sequence ATGTCATTTGCTAATCAGAATCTGAAATACCTGCGCAAGTTGCGCGGATGGACACAGCAGGAATTTGCTGATAAGTTAAGAGTGAAAAGAAGCCTTATAGGTGCCTACGAAGAGGAGAGGGCCCTGCCAAATATGGAAGTATTGGAGATGGTCTGTGATATGTTCAAGATCACGATGGACGATCTGCTCAGAAGAGATTTAAGTGATAATAAGTCCAACTACCTGGCCCGACGTCGTGCAGCCAAACTTGCACAGGGCAGGAATGATATTCCATTCGTGCCGGTAAAAGCAGCCGCTGGTTATATGGCAGGTTATGGCGATCCTGAGTTCATTGATGAACTCAATACTTTTACTTTACCGATGATGAGTGGTGGTGATTATCGTGCATTTGAAATTGTGGGTGATAGTATGTTGCCGGTGCCGAGCGGCTCCATCATTGTTTGTGAAAAAGTAGATGACCCGGATGATTTAAAAAATAATTCAGCCTGTATTTTAGTATCCCGTACGGATGGTATTGTTTATAAGCGGGTACAAAAAAATATTAAAGCAAAAAACAAACTGACTCTCGTCAGCGATAATCCTTCCTATCAGCCCTACTCAATTGACCTCGGTGATGTCGTAGAAATATGGGAATCCAACTATGTTATTTCCAAAGCAGGTCAACAAGCCCGTTGGGATGTAAACCAGTTGGCATCATTGGTAAATAATCTGCAGGAGCAGGTAGTAACATTAAAGAAAAGGATGAATTGA
- the surE gene encoding 5'/3'-nucleotidase SurE: MAKAKKERPVILIVNDDGVTAPGIINLVDSVKDLGKIVVVAPDKPQSGMGHAITIGSPLRLHKVQVPGADEAYACTGTPVDCVKLAVDKVLHRKPDLCLSGINHGANHSINVIYSGTMSAALEAAIESIPSVGFSLLDFSIDADFTAAKKYARIIVEKMLKTKLDKHAVLNVNIPALPADQIRGIKICKQAYAKYEEDFIERHDPGGKRYYWLTGEFVNFDKAKDTDVWALAHNYVSVVPVQFDLTNYVLKAKLEKTWK; this comes from the coding sequence ATGGCAAAAGCTAAAAAAGAAAGACCGGTAATATTGATCGTAAACGATGATGGTGTTACAGCTCCTGGTATTATTAATCTTGTAGATTCAGTTAAAGATCTTGGAAAGATCGTAGTAGTGGCGCCAGATAAACCACAATCCGGGATGGGGCATGCGATCACTATTGGTTCCCCGCTACGCTTGCATAAAGTACAGGTGCCAGGAGCTGATGAAGCTTATGCCTGTACTGGTACACCCGTAGATTGTGTAAAGCTTGCCGTTGATAAAGTATTACACCGCAAGCCTGATCTATGCCTGAGTGGAATTAATCATGGTGCTAATCACAGTATCAATGTTATTTACTCGGGTACTATGAGTGCCGCATTGGAAGCTGCTATTGAAAGTATTCCTTCCGTTGGTTTTTCTTTGCTCGATTTTAGCATTGATGCAGATTTTACAGCAGCAAAAAAATATGCCCGCATCATTGTAGAAAAAATGCTGAAAACAAAGCTGGATAAACATGCTGTACTGAATGTGAATATTCCGGCTTTACCGGCAGACCAGATAAGGGGAATAAAAATATGCAAGCAGGCTTATGCTAAATATGAAGAAGATTTCATTGAACGTCATGACCCCGGTGGCAAACGATATTACTGGCTTACTGGTGAGTTTGTAAATTTTGACAAAGCAAAAGATACTGATGTGTGGGCATTGGCGCATAATTATGTAAGTGTGGTTCCTGTACAATTTGATCTGACGAATTACGTTCTTAAAGCGAAACTTGAAAAAACATGGAAATGA
- a CDS encoding lipid-A-disaccharide synthase codes for MKYYIIAGEASGDLHGSNLIKELKKKDTAANIRCWGGDLMQQAGGDLVKHYRDLAFMGFTEVLMNLPTILRNLKFCKEDILSFKPDAIILIDYPGFNLRIAKWAKEQGIKVIYYISPQVWAWKEGRVKMMKECIDKMLVILPFEKDYFKNKWNWEVEYVGHPLVEVVESEMIKVKSENSSDKKNIALLPGSRKQEILKKLPIMLEVSKSFPGYQFVIAKGSAVDDSFYNELIKPYPNVSSVRNETYNLLLESKAALVTSGTATLETALFDVPEVVCYKGSSISYQIAKRLIKVKYISLVNLIMDKPVVKELIQDELTPENLKHELQELLSNEERIKQVKKDYSDLKTLLSQGGHASEKAASSIFNFLS; via the coding sequence ATGAAGTATTATATAATAGCCGGTGAAGCATCCGGTGATCTGCACGGCAGCAATCTTATAAAAGAATTAAAGAAAAAAGATACGGCAGCAAATATCCGCTGTTGGGGCGGCGATCTCATGCAACAAGCAGGTGGTGATCTTGTAAAACATTACCGTGACCTTGCATTTATGGGTTTTACTGAAGTGCTGATGAATCTGCCAACCATTCTACGCAATTTGAAGTTCTGCAAAGAAGATATTTTATCATTCAAACCTGATGCTATTATACTGATCGATTATCCCGGTTTTAATTTAAGAATTGCGAAATGGGCAAAAGAACAGGGCATTAAAGTCATTTACTATATTTCGCCACAGGTTTGGGCATGGAAAGAAGGTCGTGTAAAAATGATGAAAGAATGCATTGATAAAATGTTGGTGATACTTCCATTTGAAAAAGATTATTTTAAAAACAAATGGAACTGGGAAGTGGAATATGTAGGGCATCCGTTGGTAGAAGTAGTAGAAAGTGAAATGATAAAAGTGAAAAGTGAAAATTCAAGTGACAAAAAAAATATTGCATTGTTGCCGGGTAGTCGCAAGCAGGAAATACTGAAGAAGTTGCCGATCATGCTAGAGGTTTCAAAATCATTTCCTGGCTATCAATTTGTAATTGCAAAAGGATCGGCTGTCGATGATAGTTTCTATAATGAACTGATAAAACCCTACCCTAATGTATCATCGGTAAGAAATGAGACTTACAATTTACTCCTGGAATCAAAAGCTGCATTGGTTACTTCGGGAACTGCAACATTAGAAACCGCATTGTTTGATGTACCAGAAGTTGTTTGCTATAAAGGTTCATCTATCTCCTACCAAATAGCAAAACGGCTCATCAAAGTAAAATACATCTCACTTGTAAATCTTATTATGGATAAACCGGTGGTGAAAGAGTTAATACAGGATGAACTTACTCCCGAAAATTTGAAACACGAATTACAGGAATTGCTTTCCAACGAAGAACGAATTAAGCAGGTAAAAAAAGATTATTCAGATCTAAAAACTTTACTCAGCCAGGGCGGGCATGCATCTGAAAAAGCAGCTAGTTCGATCTTTAACTTTCTATCGTGA
- a CDS encoding alpha-L-fucosidase, with product MYKVVIKSFFLIPLLLCSSFLNAQENYPFVHETDPLAIKKLEEWKDWKFGLLMHWGAYSIWGIVESWSLCPEDEGWCERKKGSFQNYAEYKKDYENLGAQFNPVKFNPAKWATAAKDAGMKYMVFTTKHHDGFSMFDTKQTDYKITAPWVPFHSNPKADVTKEIFNAFRNEGISTGAYFSKPDWHNENFWWPYFPPMNRNVNYDIKKYPQRWKNFQDFTYNQIKELMTDYGKVDILWLDGAWVRPDSVVDKNIDWQKNIPAGQDVDMTRISKMCRQLQPGIIIVDRWVPGPYENYHTPEQQIPDKPLPYPWETCMTMAGSWSYVPNDKYKPTNTIIHNLIDIVSKGGNYLLNIAPGPDGEWHDDAYVKLKEIGIWMKLNGEAIYNTRPIAPYKENNICFTQSKDGKTIYVHYLLKENESIPSEIIFKGTEPGSKSVASLVSTGKKLIWKKENGVTKIVLPKGTTASHAIVIKITNG from the coding sequence ATGTATAAAGTTGTCATCAAATCGTTTTTTTTAATACCGCTGTTATTATGTTCCTCATTTTTAAATGCTCAGGAAAATTATCCGTTCGTGCATGAAACAGATCCATTGGCTATAAAAAAACTGGAAGAATGGAAAGACTGGAAATTCGGTTTGCTGATGCATTGGGGAGCCTATTCTATCTGGGGTATTGTAGAAAGCTGGAGTCTGTGCCCCGAAGATGAAGGATGGTGTGAACGTAAAAAAGGCAGCTTTCAAAATTATGCCGAGTATAAAAAAGATTATGAAAATCTCGGGGCACAATTCAATCCTGTAAAATTTAACCCGGCTAAATGGGCCACCGCTGCTAAGGATGCGGGCATGAAGTATATGGTGTTTACTACCAAACATCATGATGGTTTTAGTATGTTCGATACTAAACAAACAGATTATAAGATCACAGCTCCCTGGGTGCCGTTTCATAGTAATCCGAAAGCAGATGTAACAAAAGAAATTTTTAATGCTTTCAGAAATGAAGGTATCAGCACCGGCGCTTATTTCAGTAAACCGGATTGGCATAACGAAAATTTCTGGTGGCCCTATTTTCCGCCGATGAACAGGAATGTGAATTATGATATTAAAAAATACCCGCAGCGCTGGAAAAATTTCCAGGACTTTACTTATAACCAGATCAAAGAGCTGATGACTGATTATGGCAAGGTTGATATTCTCTGGCTGGATGGTGCATGGGTGCGGCCCGATTCAGTGGTTGATAAAAATATAGATTGGCAAAAAAATATTCCTGCCGGACAGGATGTGGACATGACACGAATTTCAAAAATGTGCCGTCAATTGCAACCCGGCATTATCATCGTTGACCGTTGGGTGCCGGGGCCATATGAAAATTATCATACACCTGAGCAGCAAATTCCTGATAAACCCCTTCCCTATCCCTGGGAAACATGTATGACGATGGCAGGTAGCTGGAGTTATGTACCAAATGATAAATATAAACCCACGAACACAATCATTCATAACCTGATCGATATTGTTTCAAAAGGTGGAAACTATTTACTCAATATAGCACCTGGCCCTGATGGAGAATGGCATGATGATGCGTATGTAAAACTGAAAGAGATCGGCATATGGATGAAGCTGAATGGTGAAGCGATTTATAATACAAGACCGATTGCTCCTTATAAAGAAAATAATATTTGTTTTACACAAAGCAAGGATGGCAAAACAATTTATGTACATTATTTGTTAAAGGAAAATGAGTCAATTCCATCTGAAATTATTTTTAAAGGAACAGAGCCCGGCAGCAAGTCGGTTGCTTCATTGGTGTCAACAGGGAAAAAGTTGATCTGGAAAAAAGAAAATGGGGTTACAAAAATAGTTTTACCGAAAGGAACTACTGCTTCTCATGCCATTGTAATTAAAATTACCAACGGCTAA